In Oryza brachyantha chromosome 2, ObraRS2, whole genome shotgun sequence, a single window of DNA contains:
- the LOC102712333 gene encoding protein EXORDIUM-like has product MAAKAMALALLVVVSMAQLSMGARRRMELYKPDPADMLSYHSGAVLQGNIPVSIYWYGVFTPAQRSILFDFLLSLSVAPYAAAPSVAQWWGSIDELYLSKAEVQTNSNGQSKKSRVLVVDQVSDIKCSMGKSLTLAQVAALAAQTKPKKGGIALVFTAQDVTVDGFGMSRCGLHGSDAMSGTTYIWVGNPATQCPGECAWPFHQPVYGPQGAPLVAPNGDVGMDGMVMNLATMLAGTVTNPFGDGYYQGSRGAPLEAATACPGVFGSGAYPGFAGELKVDQATGASYNANGANGRKYLLPALYNPSSGSCKTLV; this is encoded by the coding sequence ATGGCTGCAAAGGCAATGGCACTTGCACTGCTTGTGGTTGTGAGCATGGCACAGCTTTCCATGGGTGCAAGGCGGCGCATGGAGCTGTACAAGCCAGACCCAGCTGACATGCTCTCCTACCACAGCGGCGCGGTGCTCCAGGGCAACATCCCGGTATCCATCTACTGGTACGGCGTGTTCACGCCGGCGCAGAGGTCGATACTCTTCGACTTCCTCCTGTCGCTCTCGGTGGCGCCttacgccgccgcgccgtccgtTGCGCAGTGGTGGGGCAGCATCGACGAGCTCTACCTGTCCAAGGCGGAGGTGCAAACCAACTCCAATGGCCAGAGCAAGAAAAGCCGGGTTCTGGTCGTGGACCAAGTGTCCGACATCAAGTGCTCCATGGGCAAGTCCCTCACACTGGCGCAAGTCGCGGCCCTGGCGGCGCAGACCAAGCCCAAGAAGGGCGGCATTGCTCTGGTGTTCACGGCGCAGGACGTGACCGTGGACGGCTTCGGCATGAGCCGGTGCGGCCTGCACGGCTCCGACGCCATGTCCGGCACCACCTACATCTGGGTCGGCAACCCAGCGACGCAGTGCCCCGGCGAGTGCGCGTGGCCGTTCCACCAGCCCGTATACGGCCCGCAGGGCGCGCCGCTCGTGGCGCCCAACGGCGACGTCGGGATGGACGGCATGGTGATGAACCTCGCCACCATGCTCGCCGGCACAGTGACCAACCCGTTCGGCGACGGCTACTACCAGGGCAGCAGGGGCGCACCGCTGGAGGCCGCCACTGCGTGCCCGGGAGTCTTCGGGAGCGGCGCGTATCCTGGATTCGCCGGTGAGCTGAAGGTGGATCAGGCGACGGGCGCAAGCTACAACGCCAATGGCGCGAACGGGAGGAAATACCTGCTTCCTGCGCTCTACAACCCATCCTCTGGTTCGTGCAAAACGCTGGTTTAG
- the LOC102712887 gene encoding protein PHOSPHATE-INDUCED 1 homolog, with protein sequence MAASSAAVAACLLACALLFQTCVASRRLTALVQEQPITMTYHKGALLSGRIAVNLIWYGNFSAPQRAVITDFVSSLSTAPAPQQQPEPSVASWFKTAQKYYANSKARFPALSLGSHVHDQSYSLGRHLKDRDIVKLAARGSPSRAINVVLTSDDVTVDGFCMSRCGTHGASPRSRAGRFAYVWVGNPASQCPGQCAWPYHQPVYGPQAAPLTPPNGDVGVDGMVVSLASMIVGTVTNPFGNGFFQGDADAPLEAATACAGVYGKGAYPGYAGSLLVDPASGASYNANGAHGRKYLVPALVDPDTSACSTVG encoded by the coding sequence ATGGCGGCCTCCTCCGCAGCTGTGGCGGCGTGCCTGCTGGCGTGCGCGCTTCTGTTCCAGACGTGCGTCGCGTCGAGGAGGCTCACGGCGCTGGTGCAGGAGCAGCCCATCACCATGACGTACCACAAGGGCGCGCTCCTCTCGGGCCGCATCGCCGTCAACCTCATCTGGTACGGCAACTTCTCCGCCCCGCAGCGCGCGGTGATCACCGACTTCGTCTCGTCGTTGTCCACCGCCCcggcgccgcagcagcagccggagCCGTCCGTCGCCAGCTGGTTCAAGACGGCGCAGAAGTACTACGCCAACTCCAAGGCGCGCTTCCCTGCGCTGTCCCTCGGTTCCCACGTCCACGACCAGTCGTACTCCCTCGGAAGGCACCTCAAGGACAGGGACATCGTCAAGCTCGCCGCCCGCGGCTCGCCGAGCCGCGCTATCAACGTGGTGCTCACGTCCGACGACGTCACCGTTGACGGCTTCTGCATGAGCCGGTGCGGCACACACGGCGCGTCCCCCCGGTCCCGCGCCGGGCGGTTCGCGTACGTGTGGGTCGGCAACCCGGCGTCCCAGTGCCCCGGGCAATGCGCGTGGCCGTACCACCAGCCGGTGTACGGCCCGCAGGCGGCGCCCCTCACGCCGCCcaacggcgacgtcggcgtgGACGGCATGGTGGTTTCCCTGGCGTCGATGATCGTCGGCACCGTCACCAACCCGTTCGGCAACGGCTTCTTCCagggcgacgccgacgcgccgctgGAGGCAGCCACCGCGTGCGCCGGAGTGTACGGCAAGGGTGCGTACCCGGGGTACGCGGGGTCGCTGCTGGTGGACCCGGCCAGCGGGGCTAGCTACAACGCGAATGGGGCCCACGGGAGGAAATACCTGGTCCCCGCGCTCGTGGACCCCGATACGTCGGCTTGCTCCACCGTCGGGTAG
- the LOC102712610 gene encoding protein PHOSPHATE-INDUCED 1 homolog, whose product MASHLMSHAATVLVSVLLLCSAHQSVGARRLMELYKPQPSDLLTYHNGTVLQGDIPVSVIWYGRFTPAQKAVVSDFLLSLTVASPAPTPSVSQWWNTINQLYLSKAAKGKNGGGAKTTTQVRLAGQLSDDRCSLGKSLTLSKLPALAARAKPRKGGIAVLLTAEDVAVEGFCMSRCGTHASNAKARTAYVWVGNSATRCPGQCAWPFHQPVYGPQTPALGPPSGDVGMDGMVMNIASMVAGVVTNPFGDGFYQGPKEAPLEAATACPGVYGSGAYPGYAGNLAVDPATGASYNANGAHGRKYLLPALFDPATSTCSTLV is encoded by the coding sequence ATGGCCTCACATCTCATGAGCCACGCAGCAACCGTGCTGGTTTCGGTACTGCTGCTGTGCTCGGCACATCAATCCGTGGGAGCCAGAAGGCTCATGGAGCTGTACAAGCCACAGCCCAGCGATCTCCTCACGTACCACAACGGCACCGTGCTGCAGGGCGACATCCCCGTGTCGGTCATCTGGTACGGCCGCTTCACGCCGGCGCAGAAGGCCGTCGTCTCCGACTTCCTCCTGTCGCTCACCGTCGCCTCGCCAGCGCCGACCCCGTCCGTGTCGCAGTGGTGGAACACCATCAACCAGCTCTACCTGTCCAAGGCGGCGAAGGGCAagaacggcggcggtgccAAGACCACCACGCAGGTGAGGCTCGCCGGCCAACTGTCCGACGACCGGTGCTCGCTCGGGAAAAGCCTCACGCTGTCCAAGCtgccggcgctggcggcgaggGCCAAGCCCAGGAAGGGCGGGATCGCGGTGCTGCTCACCGCGGAGGACGTGGCCGTGGAAGGGTTCTGCATGAGCCGCTGCGGCACGCACGCCTCAAACGCCAAGGCGCGCACGGCGTACGTCTGGGTCGGCAACTCCGCCACGCGGTGCCCCGGCCAGTGCGCGTGGCCGTTCCACCAGCCGGTCTACGGGCCTCAGACGCCGGCGCTGGGGCCGCCCAGCGGCGACGTCGGGATGGACGGCATGGTGATGAACATCGCCAGTatggtcgccggcgtcgtgacCAACCCGTTCGGTGACGGGTTCTACCAGGGTCCCAAGGAGGCGCCGCTGGAGGCCGCGACGGCGTGCCCGGGGGTCTACGGCAGCGGCGCCTACCCCGGCTACGCCGGGAACCTGGCGGTGGACCCCGCGACGGGGGCGAGCTACAACGCCAATGGAGCCCACGGGAGGAAATACCTGCTTCCGGCTCTGTTCGATCCTGCCACGTCAACCTGTTCAACTTTGGTGTGA
- the LOC102712054 gene encoding protein PHOSPHATE-INDUCED 1-like yields the protein MASFSLLIVAVLLSMVQLSMGSRRLMELYIPPASDRLTYHHGSVLSGDIPVSILWYGKFSPSQKSIIADFLGSLTGAPNAATPSVGQWWGTIEQLYLSTAAKNGQTSTRVLLDKQVSDEQCSLGKSLTLAQIDQLAASVGSKKGGIALVFTDEDVTVEGFCSSRCGKHGSDAGTGTTHIWVGNSATQCPGQCAWPFAQPVYGPQGAPLVAPNGDVGVDGMVMITASMVAGTVTNPYGDGFYQGAQDAPLEACSACPGVYGSGAYPGNAGKLLVDATTGASYNANGANGRKYLLPALYNPATSSCDTLV from the coding sequence ATGGCTTCGTTTTCACTATTGATAGTGGCGGTGTTGCTCAGCATGGTGCAGCTCTCCATGGGGAGCAGGAGGTTGATGGAGCTGTACATACCTCCGGCGAGTGACCGGCTCACGTACCACCACGGCAGCGTGCTCAGTGGCGACATCCCGGTGTCCATCCTCTGGTACGGCAAGTTCTCGCCTTCGCAGAAGTCCATCATCGCCGACTTTCTCGGTTCGCTCACCGGCGCGCCCAACGCGGCCACGCCGTCGGTGGGGCAGTGGTGGGGCACCATCGAACAGCTGTACCTGTCGACCGCCGCCAAGAACGGCCAGACCTCCACACGCGTGCTCCTCGATAAGCAGGTGTCGGACGAGCAGTGCTCCCTCGGCAAGTCTCTCACCTTGGCTCAGATCGACCAGCTCGCCGCGAGCGTCGGCAGCAAGAAGGGAGGCATCGCGCTCGTCTTCACCGACGAGGACGTCACCGTGGAGGGTTTCTGCAGCAGCCGTTGCGGCAAGCACGGCTCGGACGCGGGCACCGGCACCACCCACATCTGGGTCGGCAACTCCGCGACGCAGTGCCCGGGGCAGTGCGCGTGGCCGTTTGCGCAGCCGGTGTACGGGCCGCAGGGCGCGCCGTTGGTGGCGCCcaacggcgacgtcggcgtgGACGGGATGGTGATGATCACCGCCTCGATGGTGGCCGGCACGGTGACCAATCCATACGGCGACGGGTTCTACCAGGGCGCCCAGGACGCGCCGCTGGAGGCGTGCTCGGCGTGCCCAGGCGTCTACGGCAGCGGCGCGTACCCGGGGAACGCCGGGAAACTGCTCGTCGACGCCACCACCGGAGCCAGCTACAACGCCAACGGCGCGAACGGGAGGAAGTACCTGCTCCCGGCGTTGTACAATCCCGCGACGTCGTCCTGCGACACGCTTGTGTAA